One Pantoea trifolii DNA segment encodes these proteins:
- a CDS encoding Csu type fimbrial protein → MHSAGGLALLIGSVSAWGLPTATFQVSASVVAGCVVSGTNTGVFGTLNFGTQSGVAASSVSASYVQSTTITLACTPGTAVSMSINGGSNYTSTRNLKHTSNTDTVAYSLYTNAAHTTAIPVNSPMALSYSNANNITLPIYGLLTLLGPTRAGTYTDTLTVTLSW, encoded by the coding sequence ATGCACAGTGCAGGCGGCCTTGCCCTGCTGATAGGGAGCGTCTCCGCCTGGGGGTTGCCCACAGCAACGTTTCAGGTTTCAGCATCAGTAGTGGCAGGCTGTGTTGTTTCCGGTACCAATACCGGGGTCTTTGGCACGCTTAACTTTGGTACCCAATCTGGCGTGGCTGCAAGCAGCGTCAGCGCCAGCTATGTGCAAAGCACCACTATCACTCTCGCCTGCACGCCAGGCACCGCCGTCAGCATGAGCATTAACGGTGGCAGCAATTACACCTCCACGCGCAACCTCAAGCATACCAGCAACACCGATACCGTGGCCTACAGCCTGTATACCAATGCGGCACACACCACGGCGATTCCAGTGAACAGCCCGATGGCGTTGAGTTACAGCAATGCCAATAACATCACGTTGCCGATTTACGGCTTATTAACGCTGCTCGGCCCCACGCGCGCCGGGACGTATACCGACACCTTAACCGTCACGCTGAGTTGGTGA
- a CDS encoding fimbrial biogenesis chaperone has product MMNLRALILLLCVALTPAVHAANSLMVWPIDPAIDPQDKASELWLENRGNATTMMQVRIFSWQQVNGQEQYQTQQQVVASPPMVRLEPGQKQLVRLIKQTPPEAGREMSYRVVLDEIPTPRTPGENQAGLTFQMRYSVPLFVYGNGVTRDTAKPQLSWQEVNSGGKRWLELTNHGNGHARLSNVTIGGHKMGNGLFGYVLANSSHRWPLTRSVSGELSAEMNKGHWSSAAAR; this is encoded by the coding sequence ATGATGAACCTGCGCGCCCTGATTCTGTTGTTATGTGTGGCACTAACACCTGCGGTGCATGCCGCCAATTCACTGATGGTGTGGCCAATCGATCCGGCAATCGATCCACAAGATAAAGCCAGCGAGCTGTGGCTGGAGAATCGCGGCAATGCCACCACCATGATGCAGGTGCGCATCTTCAGCTGGCAGCAGGTCAACGGTCAGGAGCAGTATCAAACCCAGCAGCAAGTGGTAGCGAGCCCGCCGATGGTACGCCTTGAGCCAGGGCAAAAGCAGCTGGTGCGTTTAATCAAGCAAACGCCGCCTGAAGCCGGACGTGAGATGTCCTATCGCGTGGTGCTGGATGAGATCCCCACGCCGCGCACGCCGGGCGAGAATCAGGCCGGGCTGACGTTCCAGATGCGCTATTCGGTGCCGCTGTTTGTTTACGGCAACGGCGTAACACGCGACACGGCGAAACCGCAGCTGAGCTGGCAGGAAGTGAACAGCGGCGGCAAGCGCTGGCTGGAGCTGACCAATCACGGTAACGGCCACGCGCGTTTAAGTAACGTGACCATTGGCGGGCACAAAATGGGCAACGGCTTGTTTGGCTACGTGCTGGCCAACAGCAGCCATCGCTGGCCGTTAACCCGCAGCGTAAGCGGTGAACTGTCGGCCGAAATGAACAAAGGCCACTGGAGCAGCGCTGCCGCGCGTTGA
- a CDS encoding spore coat protein U domain-containing protein — translation MKLKLFLMATSLSAALAPTAVFAATTTGTINATLTLTTGCLVNGQSATTGVNFGTLNFGSSAATFDTLNATLVGASGNGIFVRCTTGQTFNVQVTSSNAAPATIYGTVSGQPRYLILGSNNTQGIAYTLYSDAAFTTAIANNTNIAASGTTDPTLGTNYAIYGRVVGGGFNPLIPAGTYTDTINVAVNY, via the coding sequence ATGAAACTCAAGCTTTTTCTTATGGCTACTAGCCTAAGCGCCGCGCTAGCCCCTACTGCTGTTTTTGCCGCCACCACCACGGGAACCATCAATGCGACGTTGACGCTGACCACCGGTTGTTTGGTAAACGGCCAGTCTGCAACGACGGGGGTTAACTTCGGTACCCTGAACTTTGGTAGCAGTGCCGCCACCTTTGATACGCTCAACGCCACGCTGGTCGGTGCCTCGGGTAACGGCATCTTTGTCCGCTGCACCACCGGACAAACCTTCAACGTGCAGGTCACCAGCAGTAATGCCGCTCCGGCGACCATTTACGGCACGGTGAGTGGGCAGCCACGCTATCTGATCCTCGGCTCCAACAATACGCAGGGTATTGCCTATACGTTGTATAGCGATGCCGCCTTTACCACTGCTATCGCCAACAACACCAATATCGCCGCCAGTGGCACCACGGATCCAACGTTGGGTACCAACTACGCCATTTATGGTCGCGTGGTCGGCGGCGGCTTTAACCCGTTGATTCCCGCAGGGACTTACACCGACACCATTAACGTGGCGGTGAATTACTGA
- a CDS encoding fimbria/pilus outer membrane usher protein, which produces MKLTPHPCALAVASVLCICPMSSSAETFSELPPPPALENNASGQQYMLELVVNQGERGDIVPVERKNGDFWLRRGDLQRAGIPAEKLQGQQIDVNQLSGAKVEYDERRQRLLLTVPPAWLPGQTIGQLQNAPRFPGRASNGALLNYDFYATRTDNAGSRLSSWNELRFFGPVGQFSTNGVYVQQLEGGVAGQQEGYIRYDTWFSNENENAAISWRAGDLVTDALSWSNSVRLGGVQIGRDFSVRPDLVTYPLPAFSGQAAVPSSVDLFINGYRSTQADVQPGPWSLTNVPFVNGAGDAVITTTDAVGRQVTTTLPFYVSSSLLKTGLSDYSFSAGAIRENYGINNFDYGAAAASGSYRYGINDWLTLESHAEGSDSVAMGGAGGLVKLGSFGVVNGALAQSQMDGNPGTQYSWGYQYNNSWFSLGTQHIIRSADFGNLALVGSRGDSANTSYSLARRSAQYTASVSLNDYGSLGLAYFDISGGNGDRTRLLNLSWSKNLWGNSSLYISASRDQEQGNWSGAISLVIPFGEQSSASVSTERDQQGNNSQRLYVSRAMPTDGGFSYDAAWANQASDSGDYRQASLRYRNNKIDTSAGFYGDNDNTTQWADFTGSVVLMDNRVFAANDINDAFVVVKTDYPDVTVRYENQTMGRTDKQGYLLVPSISSYYGAKYDIDTLDLPADRTAPKVEQRFAVKRKSGYLLNFPVERLRAASVVLHDSNHQPLPISSQVLRPNQATEYVGWDGIVWMEDLAASNPIHVVTPDGRSCDTQLEIADGQPKALETYGPLTCPLPPPPQGSAVSSADNSQSGISP; this is translated from the coding sequence ATGAAGTTAACGCCGCATCCCTGCGCGCTGGCCGTTGCCAGCGTGCTCTGTATTTGCCCGATGAGTAGCAGTGCGGAGACCTTCTCCGAACTGCCACCGCCGCCTGCGCTAGAGAATAACGCCAGCGGTCAGCAATACATGCTGGAACTGGTGGTGAATCAGGGCGAACGTGGCGACATCGTGCCGGTTGAACGCAAAAACGGTGATTTCTGGCTGCGACGCGGCGATCTGCAACGCGCCGGTATTCCGGCCGAGAAGTTGCAAGGGCAGCAGATCGATGTCAATCAACTGAGCGGAGCGAAAGTGGAGTATGACGAACGACGCCAGCGCCTGTTACTGACGGTGCCGCCCGCCTGGCTGCCGGGCCAAACCATTGGCCAGCTGCAGAATGCGCCGCGCTTTCCCGGCCGCGCCAGCAATGGCGCCCTGCTCAACTATGACTTCTACGCCACGCGCACCGATAACGCCGGTTCGCGCCTCTCCAGCTGGAATGAATTGCGCTTCTTTGGCCCGGTTGGGCAGTTTTCGACCAACGGTGTTTATGTGCAGCAACTGGAAGGTGGCGTTGCCGGTCAGCAGGAAGGCTATATCCGCTACGATACCTGGTTCAGTAATGAAAACGAGAACGCAGCAATTAGCTGGCGCGCCGGGGATTTGGTTACTGATGCGTTGAGCTGGAGCAACAGCGTGCGGCTGGGTGGCGTGCAGATTGGCCGCGACTTCAGCGTGCGTCCGGATCTGGTGACCTATCCGCTGCCGGCGTTTTCCGGTCAGGCGGCGGTGCCCTCGTCGGTCGATCTGTTTATTAATGGTTATCGCAGCACCCAGGCCGATGTGCAGCCGGGTCCGTGGTCGCTCACTAACGTACCTTTCGTTAACGGCGCAGGCGATGCGGTGATCACCACCACCGATGCAGTGGGCAGACAAGTCACCACCACGCTGCCGTTTTACGTCTCCAGCAGTTTGCTGAAAACCGGGCTATCCGATTACTCCTTTTCCGCTGGTGCCATTCGCGAAAACTACGGCATCAACAATTTTGATTATGGCGCGGCGGCGGCCAGCGGTTCGTATCGCTACGGTATCAACGATTGGCTAACGCTGGAGAGTCACGCAGAAGGCAGCGACAGCGTGGCGATGGGCGGCGCAGGTGGCCTGGTGAAGCTCGGCAGTTTTGGCGTGGTGAATGGTGCGCTGGCACAAAGCCAGATGGACGGCAATCCGGGTACGCAATACAGCTGGGGCTATCAGTACAACAACAGCTGGTTCAGCCTCGGAACTCAGCACATAATTCGCAGCGCCGATTTCGGCAACCTCGCGCTGGTTGGCAGTCGCGGCGACAGCGCGAACACCAGCTATTCACTGGCTCGGCGCAGCGCGCAGTACACCGCCAGCGTATCGCTGAATGATTACGGCAGCCTGGGATTGGCCTATTTTGATATCTCCGGCGGCAACGGTGACCGTACACGGTTACTCAATCTGTCGTGGAGTAAAAATCTGTGGGGTAACAGCAGTTTGTACATCTCCGCTAGCCGCGATCAGGAACAGGGAAACTGGAGCGGCGCGATTTCGCTGGTCATCCCGTTTGGCGAGCAGAGCAGCGCCTCGGTCAGCACCGAACGCGATCAGCAAGGCAATAACAGCCAGCGACTATATGTGTCGCGCGCAATGCCAACTGACGGTGGCTTCTCATACGATGCCGCGTGGGCCAATCAGGCCAGCGACAGCGGCGATTATCGCCAGGCCAGCCTGCGTTATCGCAACAATAAAATCGATACCTCAGCCGGTTTCTACGGCGATAACGACAACACCACGCAATGGGCTGATTTCACCGGTTCGGTGGTGTTGATGGATAACCGCGTGTTCGCTGCCAACGATATCAACGATGCCTTTGTGGTGGTGAAAACCGATTATCCCGACGTGACGGTGCGTTATGAGAACCAAACCATGGGCCGCACCGATAAACAAGGTTATCTGCTGGTGCCATCGATCAGCAGCTATTACGGCGCGAAGTACGATATCGATACGCTGGATCTGCCTGCCGATCGCACCGCGCCGAAGGTCGAACAGCGCTTTGCGGTGAAGCGTAAGAGCGGCTATCTGCTCAACTTCCCGGTCGAGCGCCTGCGCGCCGCCAGCGTTGTACTGCACGACAGCAATCATCAGCCGCTGCCGATTTCCAGCCAGGTGTTACGTCCGAATCAGGCCACCGAATATGTCGGCTGGGACGGCATTGTATGGATGGAAGATCTGGCTGCCAGCAACCCGATTCACGTGGTGACGCCAGATGGACGCAGTTGCGATACGCAACTGGAGATCGCCGACGGCCAGCCAAAAGCGCTGGAAACCTACGGACCGCTTACTTGCCCGCTGCCACCGCCGCCGCAAGGTTCTGCGGTGAGCAGCGCGGATAATTCACAGTCAGGGATTTCACCATGA